A region of the Pseudarthrobacter oxydans genome:
CTGCCAAGGCAGCCAAGCTGTAGATGCCAGCCATCCGAACAGCCAGATGATCGGAGCCCAGCTGCTCCACCGTCTTCACATAGCGAGATCGCAACTCCGCCGTTACAGTGTCTTGGCGCCTGGACTGATCCAATGCGTGCTGCTTGTTGGAAAGTTCTAAAGCGGCAGCTGCAGTCTGCTGGGCTTTTGCAGACGTGAGTTGCGCTTCCGAAGCTATGAGCTGGGTCTTCTCCGCGGTTTGTTGACGTCGATAGGAGAAGAATAGTGTTACGCCTACGCCCAGTGCGGCAGCGGTTGTTACAGCATTGCGAACAATTTCAAACCACTTGTCCTGGCTTAGTCTCGGTTCGTGGGACAGGGGCAATAGACTTGCGGTTTCGTATGCGGCGAAAAGCCAGATCATGCCACCTACGACGGCGAGCGAAGCAAGAAAGCCGAAGAGAAAGACGAACGGAAGCCGCATGGGTTCCCGCTTTCCAGACTCACGCAGAAGTGGCAATTCTTTTCCCCGATCCTTAGCCCAGCTGAAAGGTCAGATTACTGGAACAACGACCTTTCCGAGGCGGGGCACTCCGAACTTTCTTAGGGGGCTTTAAGAGACGAACCGCCCCTTGAGCTCGTCAGGAGCAGCGGTATGGCTGGGGTTCGCAGGGTTACAGAATATCAATTCGCGAGGGCCTTCACGACTGCCCCCATCGGCGCAATTAGCCTCAGCGTGTTGGGTATCAGCTGCATGCCGGGAAACTGATAAAAGCGCACCAAGTCCGCATTTGCAGCATCGACTAGGAACAGTTGGACAGGACTGCTGTGGTGCGCGGATGCTGCTTCGGAGAGGGCCTGTCGCAACAAGAGCTTTCCATGCCCGTTGCCCTGCACAGGCTTGGCCAACCCCATCTGGCACAGCAATATCCCTATCGACTGCCCATCCCGGGACCCGCTTCGAAGACGGCTAGAGTACCCTTCCGTGGCCACGATCACAGTCTTCAGGGCGAAGAACCCGACTACAACTCCAAACGAATCCAGGCAAACATGAGTAGCAACGTGTTGGGCATTCGCTAAGGCCTGCGTTTGAAACCACTCGTCTACTGATTCCAAGCCGCAGACCATGCGCGAAATATCGTGATTTGCGTGGAGTTTCTCCACCACGTCCCAAGGCGGTGTCACGAAGCCCAGTACGCTCGCATCTGCTCAGCAATTGCGTCCTCGTCCAAGCTCTCCACAAATCCCTCGGGGACCAGCACCACAGCCTCGTGGAAGACACGCTCCTGTGCTGGGACCTTCTGCCTGAAGAAGCTAACCATGGACTCGTCAGGAATCGTTACCCTGTAGGAGTTATCCATGTAGTGCTGTTTCCATGGGTCTTGGCAATGAGTCAGGTTGCGGAGCTGCCCGGCTGAACAATCCTTGTACTTATCCCAAACCGCATCCAAGAAGTGGGCGACATCCTCTGGGACGTGAACCCGCTGCTGTGCAACATGAGTACCCGAGGCGGCCAAGATCTGTCGGGTGCCGTTGTACTTTCGATAGGTCCTGTACACCACAGGGCCATGTTCAAACGCTTCAACGTCCTCATTGAAGAGTCGTTCATTAGTCGAAGCAAGATAATTGGCCTGCGCAAAATACAGAAGCTTCTGCAGCTTCAGATGGGTGACGTCGGGCTCTTCCCTGTCGGCGTCCCGAGTCAAAAAGTAATCTGCCACATCGTCAACATTCAGGTCATGGCTGAAGAGAACGCTGGCTTCATCACTGGCGCTCATCACCGCTCACATCCCCCCGGTACCCTTACCGACACGTACTCTGCCCCACTGCTGGCCCTATTTTGCAAGCAACTTTTCGCTTGCATTATCCACACCCCGCGCGTAGCTACTTATGAAACAACCTTACATCCCACCTATGACACCAAGGAACATGTAAGGGGTGCGATCCCTATTACTATGCGTGAAAGTGTGGCATTAGGTAGGGTGCAAGGCAAGCCCACCCGCGTGTTCGGCGAGCTTGCCCTGCATCGGGGTGCTGGCGAGGCCGTTCTGCGAGCAGTCACTGGCACGACTCGCAGCCTCCCATCGATCCGAACCGTTCAGCGAAAGGAAAAGCTCGGACGGTCGGTGACGTTGACACCCGACTTACTCCCCCGGTTGGGTAGCCTTTTTCGGTTTAGAGGCGCTGACGGCTCGTTTGGCGCCGCTGGCCACATCTGACACTGAGGTGTCAGTAGCGTTCAAGCGTGCAGCCTGGGCGTCGTTCTGGACGTTCATAGCCCAGGCCGGGAGTGCTTCTCCAGGTACGAACACCACCTCGTTCCCGGTGTCCGGGTGGACGGTGTGCAGGTACCCCTGCGAGATCCGCTCAGCCCCGCCACCGGTCGTCAGACCCGAGACGCCGATCTCCGGCACTGCCACAGCTTCCGCTTCCTCCCGGCTCAAACCGTGGTCCCGCAGTTCCTCGCTACCTTTGCTCATCACAGCGCCCCTTGGATCGCGCGGTACACAGCGAAGGCTGCTGGACGGGCGGGCTGCACATCGCCTCTCCAGTGAGCCACTATGCCGATCTGGCCCGTGTCCGCGTACTTCTCAGTCAGAACCTGGATCGTGATCCCGAGCCGCTGGCCGATCAGGAGCTGGTTCCAGTCGCCCACGAACAGATCCGTCGCGCGGTTCGTCATGGTTCCCTGAGTGTATGAAGGCACTTGGTTCGTCATGAGCCGCGGCAGGCCGTCCACGTCCGCCGGGAGCCTCAACGGCTGGCCGGTGGTGTCGTTGGCTCCGGCGTACTGCCGGGCCAGCTTCGCGTTCCAGATCAGAGCCGTAGGTTCCTCGTTCGCGTAACGGACCTTGAAGATCGTGTCCAGCACTTCGTTGTAGTACGTGGCCGCCGTCTGGGCCGTACCGTTGGCCGCAGCACCCAGGACGTTCCCCGGCAGGACTGCGTTCAGCGCTGCAAGCACGCCGCGCGGGTTCGGCGGTGTGGGGAGGTTGATTGAGCCAGCGCCCGCGACAATCCCGCCATAGAGACCAACCAGGTCGAGCCGCTGAGCCATCGCTTTGGAAATCGCGTCCTTCACAATCCGATCAGCGTTGGAAGCGTCCTGGAACCATTCCAGTGAGCCGATAACGAGAGTGCTCATGGTCGTGGCCGTCAGCGTCACGTTGTCGAACGTCGGATCACTCGGTGTGATCGCAGATGCCTCAGCGCGGAAAGCCGCCGTGGGATCCCCGGTCAGCCGGCCAATCTTCACGGTCCCGGCGTCCATCGGGATGATCGGAGCACCGGCCTGCATCACAGCGGACTTGTTCCGGGCCAGGTCGATCAGCTCCGCAGACCATACCGTCGGAATGACTGCTGCGCCGCCTGTCGTGGACAGGGCACGGATCATGTTGCCGAGATCCCCGTACTGGCTGACAGCGTGGTCCTCGTTCGGCTCTTGGTGTGCGGCGACCACGGGGTGGGACCGGAAGCTTTCATCCCGGCGAACCGCCGCGCGCTCCCCTGTGGCCTCGTAGACGAACGTCCCGGCACGGTTCTGGGCAGATGCTCCCCCGCCCAGCAGTCCGGCGTTCGCGCTCCTGACCTGCTCTTCGAACTCATCCTGGCTGCGGAGCTGCGCCTCGCAGGCATCGATCCTCTCCGCTACCTCGTCGAGGCCCCGGGCCTCG
Encoded here:
- a CDS encoding phage major capsid protein — encoded protein: MIWEKLDAHRAEARKIMDHAQSENRDLTQDEARGLDEVAERIDACEAQLRSQDEFEEQVRSANAGLLGGGASAQNRAGTFVYEATGERAAVRRDESFRSHPVVAAHQEPNEDHAVSQYGDLGNMIRALSTTGGAAVIPTVWSAELIDLARNKSAVMQAGAPIIPMDAGTVKIGRLTGDPTAAFRAEASAITPSDPTFDNVTLTATTMSTLVIGSLEWFQDASNADRIVKDAISKAMAQRLDLVGLYGGIVAGAGSINLPTPPNPRGVLAALNAVLPGNVLGAAANGTAQTAATYYNEVLDTIFKVRYANEEPTALIWNAKLARQYAGANDTTGQPLRLPADVDGLPRLMTNQVPSYTQGTMTNRATDLFVGDWNQLLIGQRLGITIQVLTEKYADTGQIGIVAHWRGDVQPARPAAFAVYRAIQGAL
- a CDS encoding type II toxin-antitoxin system antitoxin SocA domain-containing protein, with protein sequence MSASDEASVLFSHDLNVDDVADYFLTRDADREEPDVTHLKLQKLLYFAQANYLASTNERLFNEDVEAFEHGPVVYRTYRKYNGTRQILAASGTHVAQQRVHVPEDVAHFLDAVWDKYKDCSAGQLRNLTHCQDPWKQHYMDNSYRVTIPDESMVSFFRQKVPAQERVFHEAVVLVPEGFVESLDEDAIAEQMRAYWAS
- a CDS encoding GNAT family N-acetyltransferase, with product MVEKLHANHDISRMVCGLESVDEWFQTQALANAQHVATHVCLDSFGVVVGFFALKTVIVATEGYSSRLRSGSRDGQSIGILLCQMGLAKPVQGNGHGKLLLRQALSEAASAHHSSPVQLFLVDAANADLVRFYQFPGMQLIPNTLRLIAPMGAVVKALAN